The Rhizobium rosettiformans genomic sequence ACACTGATGCGCTCGATAGCAGGCGTGCTGCGCAACGAACCCACAGCCATCCTGCATCGGGGCGAGCCGATCGGCGCGCTCGCCGCACCCGATGTCATGGCCCGCGGCATCGCGCTGGTGCCGGAAGGGCGGCGGCTTTTTCCCTCGCTCACGGTGGAGGAGAACCTTCTCGTTGGTCGCCACGGTCGCAAGGTGAACGGTCCCTGGTCACTCGAAACCGTCTACGAACTCTTCCCGATCCTGAAAGAACGGCGCCGAAATCCCTCGACGGCTCTCTCCGGCGGGCAGCAGCAGATGGTCGCGATTGGCAGGGCGCTGATGTCCAATCCGGAAGTGCTGCTCTGCGACGAGCTCAGCCTCGGCCTCGCCCCTGTCGTCATCAAGGATATCTACGCCGCCTTCCCGCGCATCCGCGAAACGGGTGCGGCCATCGTCATCGTCGAGCAGGACATCGCCCAGGCGCTCAAGGTCGCGGACCGAGTATATTGCATGATGGAAGGTCGGGTCACCCTTGAAGGGCGACCCGCAGACCTCAACCGCGCCGATATCCACGCGGCCTATTTCGGAGCGGAACCCCATGAACTGGCTTGATACCATCCTCCAGGGCATCCTGCTCGGCGGCCTCTATGCCCTCTTCGCGGCAGGCCTGTCGCTCGTCTTTGGCATCATGCGGTTGGTCAATCTCGCCCATGGCGACCTGATCGTTTTTGCGGCCTTTTTGATCCTGCTGCTCGTCTCGACGCTTGGGCTCAACCCCTTCCTCGCGGCACTGATCGCCGGCCCACTGATGTTCGGGGTGGGTTATCTTCTGCAATATCACCTGCTGAACCGGACGCTCGGCAAGGACATCCTGCCGCCGCTGCTCGTCACCTTCGGGCTGTCGATCGTCATCCAGAACGGCCTTCTCGAAACCTTCACCGCCGACAGCCAGCGCATCCCCGCAGGTGCGCTGGAGCAGGCTTCGATCTCGCTCGGCGGCATCAATGCCGGCGTGATGCCGCTCATGACCTTCGCCTCAGCCATCCTCGTGATCGTCGGCCTGAACCAGCTGATCTACAAGACTGCGCTCGGCCGCGCCTTCCGCGCAACCTCCGACGATGTGGTGACGGCAGGCCTGATGGGCATCCGTCCGAACCAGATCTTCGCTATCGCAACCGGCCTTGCCATGGTGATCGTCACCATCGCCGCACTTTATCTCGGCACCCGCGCCAATTTCGATCCCACCGCCGGACCAGCCCGCCTGATCTACGCCTTCGAAGCCGTCATCATCGGTGGCTTAGGCTCGCTCTGGGGCACACTCGCCGGCGGCATCATTCTGGGCGCCGCACAAACGCTCGGAGCCGCCATCAACCCGGAATGGCAGATCCTCTCTGGCCATATCGCCTTCCTGCTGGTCCTGCTGTTCCGCCCGCGGGGTCTCTTCCCGCGCGCTGTCGATTGAGGTGACAATGAACGCCAACAGAGAAACCCTGTCTGATGTCATGCGCCCAACGCCATCCTGGCGGGTTGAGACGCGCACCCGGCTTTCCTCGCTGTTCTCGCTTGCAGCCATCTTCTTCGTGTTGCTCCTTGCAGCAGCCCCCTTTGTCGTCTCGCGCGGCGCGGTGCAGGACCTGTTCTTCATCATGACCATGCTGGCGCTCGCCCAGAGCTGGAACCTGCTGGCGGGCTATGCGGGTCTGATCTCCGTCGGCCAACAGCTTTTCGTCGGCTGCGGCGCCTATGCCCTCTTCGGCTTCGTCATCCTTCTGGGCGTTGATCCGATTTTGGCCATCCCGCTCGCCGGCCTCTTCGCGGTCCTCGTCTCCATACCGACGGCCTTCTTCGCCTTCCGCCTCTACGGTCCCTATTTCGCCATCGGCACCTGGGTCATTGCCGAGGTCGGACGCCTGCTATTCGCTCAATGGAAAGCGCTCGGCGGTGGCACGGGCA encodes the following:
- a CDS encoding ABC transporter ATP-binding protein, with the translated sequence MSLIETKNLTAFYGDFQALFGVDLVLNPRETIAVIGANGAGKSTLMRSIAGVLRNEPTAILHRGEPIGALAAPDVMARGIALVPEGRRLFPSLTVEENLLVGRHGRKVNGPWSLETVYELFPILKERRRNPSTALSGGQQQMVAIGRALMSNPEVLLCDELSLGLAPVVIKDIYAAFPRIRETGAAIVIVEQDIAQALKVADRVYCMMEGRVTLEGRPADLNRADIHAAYFGAEPHELA
- a CDS encoding branched-chain amino acid ABC transporter permease; its protein translation is MNWLDTILQGILLGGLYALFAAGLSLVFGIMRLVNLAHGDLIVFAAFLILLLVSTLGLNPFLAALIAGPLMFGVGYLLQYHLLNRTLGKDILPPLLVTFGLSIVIQNGLLETFTADSQRIPAGALEQASISLGGINAGVMPLMTFASAILVIVGLNQLIYKTALGRAFRATSDDVVTAGLMGIRPNQIFAIATGLAMVIVTIAALYLGTRANFDPTAGPARLIYAFEAVIIGGLGSLWGTLAGGIILGAAQTLGAAINPEWQILSGHIAFLLVLLFRPRGLFPRAVD